Proteins from a single region of Gordonia hongkongensis:
- a CDS encoding cellulase family glycosylhydrolase: protein MTRSLHGRATRSALAYVCILVATLAAIVWVRSDAHSAPAACSLANGENKVAASPGASLLGASDEDLNRELSVAQDLGMWAVRLDVDWSVVEPRRGQRNWAPIDRVVNAVVAHGMCPLGLVTYTPLWAARASDFPRNSHYRPADPNVFASFAAAAAQRYAESIAVWEIWNEPNLANYWLPRANSAEYGRLLAASYAAVKRAVPGVAVISGGLAPGTDNGRDIAPLTFVRNLYQGGFNRSLDALGVHPYTYPALPNDPAAASWSTAARMWDMRDVMVAAGDGDKKIWMTEFGAPTGTGTNAVTEEVQAQSIAIAIGAQSDAPWLGPLFVYSLRDAGTDPNNLEHNFGLVRRDWSPKQAYSMLASR, encoded by the coding sequence ATGACACGGTCCCTGCACGGTCGGGCCACCCGGTCGGCCCTCGCATACGTGTGCATCCTCGTCGCAACCCTCGCCGCGATCGTATGGGTCCGCAGCGACGCGCATTCGGCGCCGGCTGCGTGCTCACTCGCCAACGGCGAGAACAAGGTCGCGGCGTCGCCGGGTGCCTCGTTGCTCGGTGCGTCCGATGAGGACCTCAATCGGGAGCTGTCGGTCGCCCAGGACCTCGGTATGTGGGCGGTGCGACTCGACGTGGACTGGTCGGTCGTCGAACCCCGGCGCGGACAACGGAACTGGGCGCCCATCGACCGGGTGGTCAACGCCGTGGTCGCCCACGGGATGTGTCCGCTGGGGCTGGTGACCTACACACCGCTGTGGGCGGCACGCGCGTCCGACTTCCCGCGCAACAGCCACTACCGGCCCGCCGACCCCAACGTCTTCGCATCCTTTGCCGCGGCCGCGGCGCAACGGTACGCCGAATCGATCGCGGTCTGGGAGATCTGGAACGAGCCCAACCTGGCGAACTACTGGCTGCCGAGGGCGAACTCGGCCGAGTACGGCCGCCTGCTCGCTGCGTCCTACGCGGCCGTCAAACGCGCGGTCCCCGGCGTCGCGGTGATCTCCGGAGGGCTCGCACCCGGCACCGACAACGGCCGCGACATCGCACCGCTGACCTTCGTGCGCAATCTGTATCAGGGCGGATTCAACCGCTCGCTGGACGCACTCGGCGTGCATCCCTACACCTATCCGGCTCTGCCCAACGACCCCGCCGCGGCATCGTGGAGCACCGCGGCACGGATGTGGGACATGCGCGACGTGATGGTCGCCGCGGGCGACGGCGACAAGAAGATCTGGATGACCGAGTTCGGCGCACCGACCGGAACCGGCACGAACGCCGTCACCGAGGAGGTCCAGGCACAGAGCATCGCGATAGCCATCGGCGCCCAGAGCGACGCGCCCTGGCTCGGACCGCTGTTCGTGTACTCGCTGCGAGACGCCGGCACCGACCCGAACAATCTCGAGCACAACTTCGGCCTGGTGCGCCGCGACTGGTCACCGAAGCAGGCGTACTCGATGCTCGCCTCGCGGTGA
- a CDS encoding glycosyltransferase — translation MPGDRVAVVHERLTEIAGSEHVVEQLAATWPTVEVHAPISRTEGVPAGLAEPPITSSLNRAYRLLGERSYAPLLPLMPLAFRRMPLRDADAVVTSHHAFATQAVHATDAPVIAYVHSPARWAWDPSLRAGEGGGAAGAAILSALSVVARRCEVGAAPRLHTVVANSSAVAERIREHWGRESVVVHPPVDLDGFTPDPAVPREDFYLLAGRLVPYKRPDLAIAAAARADVRLVVAGDGRAMPQCRELAGPKTTFLGRVPHDTLLNLHRSARAVLMPGIEDFGIVPVEAMATGTPVIALGEGGALDTVVPGSTGLLIEPGTDDEIVERLAASLRDFAVDDYDRSEIRAWAERFRRERFRDEMREVVDAAL, via the coding sequence ATGCCCGGTGACCGCGTCGCCGTCGTCCACGAACGACTCACGGAGATCGCCGGGTCCGAGCACGTCGTCGAACAACTCGCCGCGACGTGGCCGACGGTCGAGGTACACGCGCCGATCTCACGGACCGAGGGGGTACCGGCCGGATTGGCCGAGCCGCCGATCACCTCGTCGCTCAATCGCGCCTACCGCCTGCTCGGCGAACGCAGCTACGCCCCGTTGCTCCCGCTGATGCCACTGGCATTCCGGCGGATGCCGCTGCGGGATGCCGACGCGGTCGTGACCAGCCATCACGCCTTCGCCACCCAGGCGGTGCACGCGACCGACGCGCCGGTCATCGCCTACGTACACAGTCCGGCCCGCTGGGCATGGGATCCGTCGCTGCGCGCGGGCGAGGGCGGCGGGGCAGCCGGCGCCGCGATCCTGTCGGCGCTGTCGGTGGTCGCCCGGCGCTGCGAAGTCGGCGCCGCGCCCCGTCTGCACACCGTCGTCGCGAACTCCTCGGCCGTCGCCGAGCGCATCCGCGAGCACTGGGGACGTGAGTCGGTCGTCGTGCACCCGCCGGTGGACCTCGACGGCTTCACACCGGATCCCGCGGTGCCCCGTGAGGACTTCTACCTCCTCGCCGGACGACTCGTCCCGTACAAGCGACCCGACCTCGCGATCGCGGCGGCCGCCCGCGCCGACGTCCGGCTCGTGGTCGCGGGAGACGGACGGGCCATGCCGCAGTGTCGCGAGCTCGCCGGCCCGAAGACGACGTTCCTCGGCCGCGTCCCCCACGACACCCTGCTGAACCTGCATCGCAGCGCCCGCGCGGTCCTGATGCCCGGGATCGAGGACTTCGGCATCGTGCCCGTCGAGGCGATGGCCACCGGCACGCCCGTCATCGCGCTCGGTGAAGGCGGCGCCCTCGACACCGTCGTACCCGGATCGACCGGTCTGCTGATCGAACCGGGGACCGACGACGAGATCGTCGAGCGGCTGGCCGCGTCGTTGCGCGACTTCGCCGTCGACGACTACGACCGATCCGAGATCCGCGCCTGGGCCGAGCGCTTCCGGCGCGAACGGTTCCGCGACGAGATGCGCGAGGTCGTCGATGCCGCGCTCTGA
- a CDS encoding lipase family protein, whose amino-acid sequence MRTVSRRVGRPPATVLVAVLLVTALLTAACSASAGPASDDASQSFSAPPGASAGDLVGSPIPTDAYISLRRIVDRTVRFRYLSTDPVSGALVPVSAAVFVPRGRTPAGGWQILAVGHPTTGIAGNCAPSLHGNLLGTVGLIASLLEQGFVVVQTDYRGLGTPGPHRYLDPAPAANDIIDSVRATRMIVDGTSDQWWGFGVSQGGHAVFHANEIAATYGRGLRLRGTVSMSPALDVAPLADAMDAGTLTPEQIAFLPLVLTGLKAIHPELVIDDYVHGPLREAFGVFLECNDAAMVQKQAIVEEVRPEDYRPVDDVATDRLRTWLREVSLPQGRASAPMLVAYSDADDVIPAPWTAGAIDRGCRLGDAITAIEVRGQPHGILDIGSAATDWVRAVRSGQRPPNTCA is encoded by the coding sequence ATGAGGACGGTGTCGCGGCGCGTCGGGCGCCCGCCTGCGACCGTGCTCGTGGCCGTCCTGCTCGTCACAGCACTGCTGACCGCCGCATGTTCGGCCTCCGCCGGCCCGGCGTCTGACGATGCATCGCAGAGCTTTTCGGCACCGCCGGGGGCGTCGGCCGGCGATCTGGTGGGATCACCCATACCGACCGACGCCTACATCTCCCTGCGGCGCATCGTCGACCGCACCGTGCGGTTCCGCTACCTGTCCACCGACCCGGTCAGCGGTGCGCTGGTTCCCGTCTCGGCCGCGGTGTTCGTGCCGCGCGGCCGGACACCGGCGGGCGGATGGCAGATCCTGGCGGTCGGACACCCGACGACCGGCATCGCGGGCAACTGCGCCCCGTCGCTGCACGGCAACCTGCTGGGCACCGTCGGGCTCATCGCGTCGCTGCTCGAGCAGGGATTCGTCGTCGTACAGACGGACTATCGAGGACTCGGCACACCAGGACCCCACCGTTATCTCGACCCGGCGCCCGCCGCGAACGACATCATCGACTCGGTGCGTGCGACGCGGATGATCGTCGACGGCACCAGCGATCAGTGGTGGGGCTTCGGGGTGTCACAGGGCGGGCACGCGGTGTTCCACGCCAACGAGATCGCGGCGACCTACGGTCGCGGTCTGCGACTGCGCGGGACGGTGAGCATGAGTCCCGCGCTCGACGTCGCGCCGTTGGCCGATGCGATGGATGCCGGCACCCTCACCCCGGAGCAGATCGCGTTTCTCCCGCTGGTCCTGACGGGATTGAAGGCGATCCATCCCGAACTCGTCATCGACGACTACGTGCACGGACCGCTGCGTGAGGCGTTCGGCGTGTTCCTGGAGTGCAACGACGCCGCGATGGTGCAGAAGCAGGCCATCGTCGAGGAGGTGCGACCGGAGGACTATCGCCCGGTCGACGACGTGGCCACCGACCGACTCCGGACGTGGCTGCGCGAGGTGAGTCTGCCCCAGGGTCGGGCTTCGGCCCCGATGCTCGTCGCCTACAGCGACGCCGACGACGTCATCCCGGCCCCGTGGACCGCGGGAGCCATCGATCGGGGATGCCGGCTGGGCGATGCGATCACCGCGATCGAGGTCCGCGGTCAGCCGCACGGCATACTCGACATCGGCTCCGCGGCGACCGACTGGGTCCGGGCCGTGCGGTCAGGACAGCGTCCGCCGAACACCTGCGCGTGA
- a CDS encoding GAF domain-containing protein, with product MSSNTEDGANTVNPVDDPTPDGEPTTDPAQLAALFDTSPEAGVHAVLEAVRGRNPDMARSLRAILSDPERMRALKDSGLLDDPPTHSLDETIRLTIDAVGVPHVAVNLITPDEQATAAIAFRSGSPDGPSTRSLVNSLCVLPVVSGSPLIIDDIADHALLADHPTAVSGEVTAYLGIPLADDDGHVIGTFCAWDSEAHHWSTAEVQLMSDLSILVQELIFGR from the coding sequence ATGAGTTCGAACACCGAGGACGGTGCGAACACCGTGAACCCCGTCGACGACCCCACTCCGGATGGCGAGCCGACCACGGACCCAGCCCAGCTCGCCGCACTCTTCGACACGTCACCCGAGGCCGGCGTGCACGCCGTCCTCGAAGCGGTGCGCGGGCGCAACCCCGACATGGCCCGGTCGCTCCGCGCGATCCTGTCCGATCCGGAGCGGATGCGTGCGCTGAAGGACAGCGGCCTGCTCGACGACCCGCCGACCCACAGCCTCGACGAGACGATCCGGCTCACGATCGATGCCGTGGGCGTCCCGCACGTCGCCGTCAACCTCATCACACCGGACGAGCAGGCGACCGCCGCGATCGCCTTCCGGTCCGGGAGTCCCGACGGTCCCAGCACCCGGTCGCTGGTCAACTCCCTCTGCGTCCTCCCGGTGGTCAGCGGTTCACCCCTCATCATCGACGACATCGCCGACCACGCGCTCCTCGCCGACCACCCGACCGCCGTCAGCGGGGAGGTGACCGCCTACCTCGGCATCCCGCTCGCCGACGACGACGGACATGTCATCGGCACGTTCTGCGCCTGGGACTCGGAGGCGCATCACTGGTCCACCGCGGAGGTCCAGCTCATGTCCGATCTCTCGATCCTGGTCCAGGAGCTCATCTTCGGGCGATGA
- a CDS encoding sugar transferase, translating into MSTRVSQAEFPQTTRRTPVYSSPNGRRTFHELIRDDPLSTIVTVSIDVLSATIAVAAGIWWVRSGSGANPPLWTLATFVPTLVIVFSLRGVYRRGLNRRFLDEVGRVMTGCTITAMILLCSLLLSYSDDRPGAAVTKVWVSALFWVPFGRLIRDIIQRSLRKNGHLLSPTLIIGDGPITAQVVGRMVAAPEHGLRPVGILAAGAPPRADRDEGPTNEIAQLGGVDELDDAIRATKAEVLVVAFAVTNVERLTAAVRIAHRHGVKVWIVPRMFDVVGRRSRVDHIGGLPLMSVPHTNPRGWQFRTKHIGDRVVGALILAAISPLFLTLMLLVRLSSPGPIFFAQPRVGRDARVFNCLKFRSMRPEDPAAEKFRPTAGSAPGGVEGVDRRTRIGKIMRSTSMDELPQLLNVIRGDMSLVGPRPERPEYVSLFEVQIRRYGERHRVKAGVTGWAQVHGLRGQTSIADRAEWDNYYIENWSLWLDVKILLLTVLAVLKRAE; encoded by the coding sequence TTGTCGACCCGTGTATCGCAGGCCGAGTTCCCGCAGACCACGAGGCGCACCCCGGTGTACTCGTCGCCCAACGGTCGGCGCACCTTTCACGAGCTGATCCGCGACGATCCCCTGAGCACGATCGTGACCGTGTCGATCGACGTGTTGTCCGCGACGATCGCGGTGGCCGCCGGGATCTGGTGGGTGAGGAGTGGCAGCGGCGCGAACCCGCCGTTGTGGACACTCGCCACCTTCGTGCCGACCCTCGTGATCGTCTTCTCCTTGCGCGGGGTCTACCGTCGGGGGCTCAATCGCCGGTTCCTCGACGAGGTCGGCCGGGTCATGACCGGATGCACGATCACCGCGATGATCCTGCTGTGTTCTCTGCTCCTCTCCTACTCCGACGACAGACCCGGCGCCGCGGTCACCAAGGTGTGGGTGTCGGCGCTGTTCTGGGTTCCGTTCGGTCGTCTCATCCGCGACATCATCCAGCGGAGTCTGCGCAAGAACGGTCATCTGCTGTCCCCCACGCTGATCATCGGCGACGGGCCGATCACCGCACAGGTGGTCGGCCGCATGGTGGCCGCGCCGGAGCACGGTCTCCGGCCGGTCGGCATCCTGGCCGCCGGCGCGCCACCCCGCGCCGATCGGGACGAGGGACCCACCAACGAGATCGCGCAGCTCGGCGGGGTGGACGAACTCGACGACGCGATCCGGGCGACGAAGGCCGAGGTCCTGGTCGTGGCCTTCGCGGTCACCAATGTCGAAAGGCTCACCGCCGCCGTCCGTATCGCCCACCGGCACGGGGTCAAGGTGTGGATCGTGCCGCGCATGTTCGACGTCGTCGGACGCCGCAGCCGGGTCGACCACATCGGCGGGCTGCCCCTGATGTCCGTCCCGCACACCAACCCGCGCGGTTGGCAGTTCCGTACCAAGCACATCGGGGACCGGGTGGTCGGAGCCCTGATCCTCGCCGCGATCTCACCGCTGTTCCTCACGCTCATGCTGCTGGTCCGGCTGAGCTCGCCGGGCCCGATCTTCTTCGCCCAACCGCGGGTGGGTCGCGACGCGCGGGTGTTCAACTGCCTGAAGTTCCGCTCGATGCGGCCCGAGGACCCCGCCGCGGAGAAATTCCGGCCGACCGCGGGCAGCGCACCCGGCGGCGTCGAGGGCGTCGACCGCCGCACCAGGATCGGCAAGATCATGCGCTCGACGTCGATGGACGAACTACCCCAGTTGCTCAACGTGATCCGCGGGGACATGAGTCTCGTGGGTCCACGCCCGGAGCGTCCCGAGTACGTCTCGCTGTTCGAGGTGCAGATCCGGCGATACGGCGAACGCCACCGGGTGAAGGCCGGGGTCACCGGCTGGGCGCAGGTGCACGGCCTGCGCGGTCAGACCTCCATCGCCGACCGCGCCGAGTGGGACAACTACTACATCGAGAACTGGTCACTCTGGCTCGACGTCAAGATCCTGCTCCTGACCGTGCTCGCGGTGCTCAAACGGGCGGAGTAG
- a CDS encoding PLP-dependent aminotransferase family protein → MRSGGVGPRWCRRTEALREAGYLVSVRGSGSVAMLPRRGPGAVAEIDFAHAVPEPVPGLEAIIERVTGNVPDLLRRPGLDLVGDPLLRRRIAERYTDRGLPTTPAQIVVTLGGQHAIALVARTLLRRADRVVVETPTYPHAYEAIAEAGGRLVSTPVTAAGWDMDHFVEVLSRLRPEMAYCIPDFQNPTGASMPSAHRERLADAARRAGTALLVDETTAELDIDRRTDHFPFAAHAPVRSSVPVVTIGSLGKTVWSGLRVGWIRADEDIVDRIVRRRPAGDLGSPIIDQRIAAEVLAGYDDLLAVRSAQLRTGRDTLTELLRKHLPEWEIPDVNGGLAMWVGLGAPLSSALAAAALNRGVRISAGPKFGVDGAHERYIRVPFTEDADDLAAGVDVLRDVWASLDRPGAPDALTRPA, encoded by the coding sequence ATGCGCTCGGGCGGAGTCGGACCACGGTGGTGTCGGCGTACGGAGGCGCTGCGCGAGGCCGGCTATCTGGTCAGCGTCCGGGGATCCGGCTCCGTCGCGATGCTCCCGCGGAGGGGGCCGGGCGCGGTTGCCGAGATCGACTTCGCGCACGCCGTTCCCGAACCGGTGCCCGGTCTCGAGGCGATCATCGAGCGGGTCACGGGTAACGTGCCCGACCTGCTGCGCAGGCCCGGACTCGACCTGGTCGGCGATCCGCTGCTACGCCGACGAATCGCCGAGCGATACACCGACCGCGGACTGCCCACGACCCCGGCGCAGATCGTGGTGACCCTCGGTGGGCAGCACGCCATCGCACTCGTCGCGCGGACCCTGCTCCGACGAGCCGACCGGGTGGTCGTCGAGACCCCGACCTACCCGCACGCCTACGAGGCGATCGCCGAGGCCGGCGGACGGCTCGTGTCGACGCCGGTCACCGCGGCCGGCTGGGACATGGACCACTTCGTCGAGGTCCTCAGCCGGTTGCGACCCGAGATGGCCTATTGCATACCGGATTTCCAGAACCCGACGGGTGCCTCGATGCCGTCCGCCCACCGAGAGCGGCTCGCCGACGCGGCGCGCCGGGCCGGGACCGCGCTGCTCGTCGACGAGACGACTGCCGAGCTCGACATCGATCGTCGGACGGACCATTTCCCGTTCGCCGCGCATGCGCCGGTGAGGTCCTCGGTGCCGGTGGTGACGATCGGATCGCTGGGCAAGACGGTGTGGAGTGGATTGCGGGTGGGATGGATTCGTGCCGACGAGGACATCGTCGACCGGATCGTCCGACGGCGACCCGCCGGTGACCTCGGTTCGCCGATCATCGACCAGCGGATCGCCGCCGAGGTCTTGGCCGGTTACGACGACCTGCTCGCCGTTCGTTCCGCGCAGCTTCGTACCGGCCGGGACACGCTCACCGAACTTCTGCGAAAACATCTGCCGGAGTGGGAGATTCCCGACGTGAACGGTGGGTTGGCGATGTGGGTCGGACTCGGGGCGCCGCTGAGTTCCGCGCTCGCGGCCGCCGCCCTGAACCGAGGTGTGCGGATCAGCGCCGGACCGAAGTTCGGCGTCGACGGGGCGCACGAACGCTACATCCGCGTTCCGTTCACCGAGGATGCCGACGACCTCGCCGCCGGCGTCGACGTGTTGCGGGACGTATGGGCATCACTTGATCGCCCGGGGGCGCCGGACGCGTTGACGCGCCCGGCGTGA
- a CDS encoding DUF559 domain-containing protein produces MNIRPSALDAAVRPGHVLRVDDVDGLALADLVDSVSADLPVFLDHRGPGDRTAREVVREVLDALEDIVVALFPVWLPGHEPGLPVDADDAEATARLLCRDAGFPSPAVIHLARAAAGARRPGPGPADDARAAALTFLLRRGYGRGSVVLAVRADTALGERAQHAAAAAYEWLADHADLTVWLTADALPAVTRVPAIRIGVPAGRRFPPPGPVEALHDPSSASARPVLVASRPSGRPAPHSDAEQTLERALARAPWARDRQWNRSPRDLDPLHPAVIVDLLWPSERVVVEVDGADHRGPVKYARDRRRDNMLQRAGYLVLRYTNDHVLDDTSLVVAELAAVIAERSRPPASSRPTPARPPSTREEHPWTTPS; encoded by the coding sequence ATGAACATCCGCCCGTCAGCTCTCGACGCGGCCGTGCGTCCCGGGCATGTGCTACGTGTCGATGACGTCGACGGCCTCGCCCTGGCCGACCTCGTCGACTCGGTCTCGGCTGACCTACCGGTGTTCCTGGACCATCGCGGACCCGGCGATCGCACCGCCCGGGAGGTCGTCCGGGAGGTCCTCGATGCACTCGAGGACATCGTCGTCGCCCTCTTCCCGGTCTGGCTCCCGGGCCATGAGCCGGGCCTGCCGGTCGACGCCGACGACGCCGAGGCCACGGCGCGCCTGCTGTGCCGGGACGCCGGCTTCCCCTCGCCCGCCGTCATCCATCTGGCCCGTGCGGCCGCCGGCGCGCGACGTCCCGGCCCCGGCCCCGCCGACGACGCCCGGGCGGCCGCGCTGACGTTTCTCTTACGACGGGGATACGGACGTGGTTCCGTGGTCCTGGCCGTGCGCGCCGACACCGCATTGGGCGAGCGGGCCCAGCACGCGGCCGCCGCCGCGTACGAATGGCTGGCCGACCACGCCGACCTCACCGTGTGGCTCACCGCCGACGCCCTGCCCGCGGTCACGAGGGTGCCGGCCATCCGGATCGGAGTACCCGCGGGGCGGCGATTCCCGCCGCCCGGTCCGGTGGAGGCGCTGCACGATCCGTCGTCGGCCTCGGCGAGGCCCGTCCTCGTCGCCTCCCGTCCGTCGGGGAGACCGGCACCGCACAGCGATGCCGAGCAAACCCTCGAACGCGCCCTCGCGCGTGCACCGTGGGCTCGCGACCGACAGTGGAACCGGAGTCCGCGCGACCTCGATCCGCTCCACCCCGCGGTGATCGTCGACCTGCTGTGGCCGAGTGAACGCGTGGTCGTGGAGGTCGACGGCGCGGATCATCGCGGCCCGGTAAAGTACGCGCGAGATCGACGTCGCGACAACATGCTTCAGCGTGCCGGGTACCTCGTTCTGCGTTACACGAACGACCACGTTCTCGACGACACGTCCCTTGTCGTCGCAGAGCTGGCCGCCGTGATCGCCGAGCGCTCCCGACCACCGGCATCGTCCCGACCGACGCCCGCCCGACCCCCTTCGACCCGCGAGGAGCATCCGTGGACCACGCCCAGCTGA